Within the Borrelia parkeri genome, the region CACAACATTATCCTTAATATTTTTAACTCCGTCTACAATTTGTTTAGCAACACCTGCGGCTTCCATACTTGTATAGTGCATTTTCCAGTTTCCCGCTAAAAATATCTTTCTCATTTTACTTCTCCAACACTTTTATACCTGGTAAAATTTTTCCCTCAAGATATTCAAGAGAAGCTCCACCCCCTGTTGAAACATGGGTTATCTTTTCAGATAAATTAAATTTATTCACAGCAGCCACTGAATCTCCTCCACCAACAACCGTGATTCCAGAACAACTTGCAACATATTCTGCAACCTTTGCTGTACCTTTAGAAAAAGAATTAAATTCAAAGACCCCAAGAGGCCCATTCCAAATCACAGTCTTTGCACTAACAAGAACTTCTTCAATTTTTCTCAAAGTTTTCTCTCCAATATCCATACCAATCTTATCATTAGGGATATCAACAGAATCAACATACTCGGGAATAGAATCTTCCCTAAATTCACTTGCAACAACATGATCAAGTGGTAAAATAACTTTTACATCTAATTCTTTTGCCTTTTTTAAAAAAGATGAAGCCACATCAATATATTCATTCTCTAAAAGAGACTTTCCAATAGAATACCCTTCTACCTTTAAAAAGGTATATGCCATTCCACCACCAATTACCATTACATTTGATTTTGGCAAAAGAGATTCCAATACTGCAATTTTTGAAGAAACTTTTGAACCGCCAATTATTGCAACAAATGGACTTTCAGGATTTCTTAAAATTTTGCCCAAAAATTCATCTTCTTTTTCCATTAAAAATCCACCAACGGCTGGTAAATAAGCTGCAAGTCCGGCTGTAGAAGCATGTGCTCTATGAGCAGTTCCAAAAGCATCATTTACAAAAATATCACCATTTTGAGATAATTTCTTTACAAAAGCATCACAATTTTCTTCTTCTTCCTTATAAAATCTTAAATTCTCAAGTAAAACAATATCTCCATTTTTCATACAAGAAACAGTGTTTGCTACTTCATCACCGATGCAATCAGGTAGCATCTTAACATCTTGTCCCAATAATTCTGATAACCTTTTAGCAACAGGCATAAGAGAATATTTAAGATTTTTCTCTCCCTTTGGCCTACCCAAATGACTCAT harbors:
- a CDS encoding phosphoglycerate kinase — encoded protein: MSIKTIKDCDFSGKRALVRCDFNVPLKEGNITDDTRIRAALPTIEYLKSQGASVVLMSHLGRPKGEKNLKYSLMPVAKRLSELLGQDVKMLPDCIGDEVANTVSCMKNGDIVLLENLRFYKEEEENCDAFVKKLSQNGDIFVNDAFGTAHRAHASTAGLAAYLPAVGGFLMEKEDEFLGKILRNPESPFVAIIGGSKVSSKIAVLESLLPKSNVMVIGGGMAYTFLKVEGYSIGKSLLENEYIDVASSFLKKAKELDVKVILPLDHVVASEFREDSIPEYVDSVDIPNDKIGMDIGEKTLRKIEEVLVSAKTVIWNGPLGVFEFNSFSKGTAKVAEYVASCSGITVVGGGDSVAAVNKFNLSEKITHVSTGGGASLEYLEGKILPGIKVLEK